A window of Thermoplasmata archaeon genomic DNA:
GGCCCTGTCCACGGATGAACCGGGCATCCTCCTTGCGCTTGATCGACTCGCCCATGCCTCCGTGCACGGTCATGCCTTGCCACCTCCAGGGGATTCCCGCAGTTTGTTCGCCGCGTATTGGATCGACTTGACGATGTTCACGTACCCCGTGCAGCGGCAGAGGTTGCCCGCAATCGCGTGGCGGATCTCCGCCTCCGTCGGGTTGGGATGCTTCTTAAGGAACGCCACGGCGGACATCATCATGCCCGGCGTGCAGAAGCCGCACTGGAGGCCATGCTCCTCGTGGAAGCCTTCCTGGATCGGGTGGAGCTTGCCATCCTGCTCCAGGCCCTCCACGGTCATCACGCTCCGACCGCTCGCCTGGACCGCGAGGACCGTGCAGGACTTCACCGCCTTCCCGTCCAGGAGGACCGTGCACGCCCCGCAGTTCGTCGTGTCGCACCCGATGTGGGTCCCCGTCAGCCCGAGGTTCTCCCGGAGGAAATGCACGAGCAGTGTGCGAGCCTCGAGGTCCGCCGAATGGGCGACCCCGTTCACGTTCACACTGACCTTCTGCATGTCCGCACCCACGGCGTTCACGGTCGCCGGGTCACGAAGGACCATGTCACCGCCCTCCTTGGGCGCGACCGTGCGCCGCCTGCAAGGCGCGACGCGCCAGGACCGCCACCATGGACGCCTTGTACTCTGCGGGTCCCCGAAGATCCGACACGGGCTTCGCCGCCTTGCGAGCGAGGTCCGCGGCGTGGCGGAATGTGGCCTCGTCCGGCGCATGGCCGGCGAGGGCGCCCTCGGCTTCCTTCGCCCGGATCACGGTCGGACCCACGGCGGTAAGCCCCATGCCGGCGGCCTCGACCTTGCCCCGCGACTCCACCAAGCTGACCGCCACACCCGCGATCGGGAAGTCTCCCGCGCGCTTCTCGAGTTTCACGTACGCGCTGCCCTGGCCCGCCTTCGTCCGCGGGATTTGAATCTCGACGAGGACCTCATTGGGCTCGAGGGCCGTCGCGAAGGTGTCGACATAGAACTGATCGGCGGAGACCGTGCGATTCCCGTGGGATCCGCGAACGATGTACTTCGCGCCCAGAGCAATCATGCACGCGGGGAGATCGTTGGCCGGATCTCCATGCGAGACGTTCCCCCCCACGGTTCCCAGGTTCCGCACGAGCGGGTCGGCGATGACCGCCGCGGCGTCCGCGAAGATGGGGTATCTTGAGCGAATCAGATCCGAGTCGTTCAAGTCGTTGGTCCGGGTCAAGGCCCCAATCTTCAGGAGGTCGCCCTCCTCGCGGAGGTAGGCGAGATTCGGAATCCGGTTCAGGTCGATCAGGGCCTTCGGCTCTGCGAGGCGGAGCTTCAGGAGCGGGAGCAGGCTCTGCCCTCCCGCAAGGACCTTAGCCTCACCCTCGAAGCGGTCTAGCAGATCGACGGCGTCCTCCACAGATGTCGGCGCGTAGTACTCAAACTTCGGCGGAATCATTCTCGCTTCCCCCACGCGCAACGCGCGTGCCCCGCCCGTCACACAACGAGCGGTAACGACGATGCGTGCGCGCCATAAAACCCTTTTGCGAAGTT
This region includes:
- a CDS encoding (2Fe-2S)-binding protein produces the protein MVLRDPATVNAVGADMQKVSVNVNGVAHSADLEARTLLVHFLRENLGLTGTHIGCDTTNCGACTVLLDGKAVKSCTVLAVQASGRSVMTVEGLEQDGKLHPIQEGFHEEHGLQCGFCTPGMMMSAVAFLKKHPNPTEAEIRHAIAGNLCRCTGYVNIVKSIQYAANKLRESPGGGKA
- a CDS encoding xanthine dehydrogenase family protein subunit M, whose protein sequence is MIPPKFEYYAPTSVEDAVDLLDRFEGEAKVLAGGQSLLPLLKLRLAEPKALIDLNRIPNLAYLREEGDLLKIGALTRTNDLNDSDLIRSRYPIFADAAAVIADPLVRNLGTVGGNVSHGDPANDLPACMIALGAKYIVRGSHGNRTVSADQFYVDTFATALEPNEVLVEIQIPRTKAGQGSAYVKLEKRAGDFPIAGVAVSLVESRGKVEAAGMGLTAVGPTVIRAKEAEGALAGHAPDEATFRHAADLARKAAKPVSDLRGPAEYKASMVAVLARRALQAAHGRAQGGR